The sequence TAATATTTGCGACGAAAACTGTCCTGTCCGAAAATCTCTTTTAGCTCGAAATCTCTCGCACAATAATGCGATTTAAACTGGATGATGACTGAAGAATTTAAACCAAAAAGCGTTCGGTGTCAATATCCACGCTTGCTAAATCAATATCAACTCCAGTTTAGGAGTTCTATTATATTTCCGTCAGGATCCGAGATATAAATAAACTTAAACACACCCTTATTATCAAAATGATGTTCGCTTAGCTCTCCAATCTTCGATGCTCCATTCGATAATGCTAATGCTAAAAGTCCGGCAATATCCTCTACATGGAATGCAATATGTCCAAATCCTTTTTGATTAGCAATGTGTCTTTCAGCATTTATCATTTTGGAATACTGATAGATCTCGAGTGTTGGTCCATTATCGCCATAGCCGGGTAAACGTAATTGCATCCCTTGTATATCAGCATTTACAACACCGGTGCCTTTGTCAAGCCACTCTCCTTGATAGGTTCGTATAGGTGGAACTGGTATGCAATCAAATACGATTTCATAGAAATTTGCAAGTTTCTTCCAATCCTTCGTTATTATGTTGGTATGAGCGTACTTTATTTTTATCATATAAATTTGACTATATTGTTCGAAGCGTTATTAATGCTAACATTTTTTCAATTTATTATTTCCTGGTGTGATAAAATCTTTTGTTCTTTAAGCTATACAAAAGTATAATTTTGTTTTCGAATCTCTGCAATATGTATTTAAAACAGTTTGGAGTTTATTTTCGCAATAACAAAATTATATATCTTAACATGCATACCAGAAAAATTATACAGCTGATATTGCATCATTATATTGAATAACTGAAATATATATGCTGTTTATTCTACTTGTAATTATTTTATGAAGTTTTTATGATGTGCTGGCTGTTATATTAAGTAGATCTTATAAGCTGCAAATTAGCCAGTCTTGAAAAAAATTATATTGTAAACATTAGGTTTCATCAAAACGATCGTATCATGCCTTAAAAATTGAGATCATAAGTTTTAAAAAAGAGAAGAGAATGTTATTCACAAGATAGTTCTTTCAAAAATGTCAGCGGTAACTTAATGTCAACAATACTTTTACGCTAGCTGAACAGCGCAGTGTTTATTTAGCGAGTCTACATATATCTAAAATTATCACCTAACACAATATAAAAGGGGCTTTTGATTTATAAAAGGTTATTTACTATTTGCAAAATTGTTAAGATTTCACATTTCAAAAATTGAATGAGGTTTATTAAAGTGGCTTCGGCTATCATAATAGCCAATTTTAAAAATAACAAATCAAATATTGTCGAAATTTCAGCTGAAAGAAGTCGTTATTCGAATAATGGCTTAAAAAAATGGAAGTAATTCTAGAAATTACTTCCTTACACTATAAAATTTTAATTTACAGGTCTTACCTGTTTTATAGTACCTTCTATACATTTCCTAATACTAATATTAAAACCTGATAATAGCAGTGAATTTGTTCTCATAGTCATTGTGAAGGATTGTGCTCAATATAAATACTTTACTTAATTTCTAGAATTTTTCCTGAATATCAATACAAGAAAAGAAATCAGCATACCCGGAACGACAGCATAAATCGGGAGCCATACGAAAAGTAAGCCGCTGGTTGATGATTTTGAGGCAAGATTGTTAATATCAAAATACCACATGATTTGTGCTGTCAGTGGAATTAGCAGCAATATTAATATTGAAAGAATATAGCAGATAAAAGATAATTTATCTGAACGCTTTATTTTGTTAAAAACTGTCAGTTGAAAAACATAAAAAACAGCTATTGGAAGTAACTGATATAAGGCAAAATAGTTGAAACCCACAACTAAGAAAGCTACTAAGGAGCATGATAGGCACAGTATAAGTGCAGTAATATTCTTCATAATCATATTTAAAGATTTGTTTTTTTATAAGAGTTGATAGTTCCACCGAAGACTTTTCATGTAATACCAATTTGCCTATTCAAGATAGATACAAGTATCAAAATTTTATTTTTTTACGGAATCATAGAAACCTTTATAAAGTGAGTCTGAATTTAAACCTTACCATTATAAAGCTTTCCGATTTAATCTTTTTCTTAATAGATAAATCGTTAATCAAGATATTCGTAGCAAAAGCTGTGCGATTTCCTGCAATTAACGACCAACTTTCTTCATAAATACTCTAATTTTTTCTATTATTTCTTCTCCATCTTCTTCTAATGCAAAATGCCCGGTATCATAGATATTGTAGTCGATTTCCTTTACATCTTTTTTGAAAGCTGCTGCTCCGCTCTCAGGGAAAAACTCGTCATTTTTGCCCCAAACTATTAATAAAGGTGGTTGATTGTCTCTTAAATACTGCTGCCACTTCGGATAAAGTTTTAAGTTGTTTTGATAATCGTAAAAGAGATCCATATTCACTTTATGCGCATTTGGTCTTGAAAGTCTTAAATAATCCAGATGCCAGGTGTCGGGATTGATGTTTTCGATATTTCTTGTTCCGTGTGTATATTGCCACTTTAAGCCGTCCAGTGAAAAGGATGGCAGTATTGCTTTTTCGGTCTCAGGGTTTCGGTCTTTCCAAAGTGCTCTGATTCCAGCCCACGCATCACCCAAACCTTCTAAATATGCATTTCCATTTTGATTAATTATTGCAGTGACCCTTTCTGGATGAGCTGTCGCTATTCTGAAGCCAATTGGTGCT comes from Chryseobacterium sp. 3008163 and encodes:
- a CDS encoding VOC family protein, which produces MIKIKYAHTNIITKDWKKLANFYEIVFDCIPVPPIRTYQGEWLDKGTGVVNADIQGMQLRLPGYGDNGPTLEIYQYSKMINAERHIANQKGFGHIAFHVEDIAGLLALALSNGASKIGELSEHHFDNKGVFKFIYISDPDGNIIELLNWS
- a CDS encoding alpha/beta fold hydrolase yields the protein MTHKHPTLFKTINVDGINIAYREAGDPKNPTIVLLHGFPSSSHQYRKVLSQLSDDFHLIAPDYPSFGNSDFPPSSEYEYTFDNIAKTIDAFLEKKKIDSYALMIQDYGAPIGFRIATAHPERVTAIINQNGNAYLEGLGDAWAGIRALWKDRNPETEKAILPSFSLDGLKWQYTHGTRNIENINPDTWHLDYLRLSRPNAHKVNMDLFYDYQNNLKLYPKWQQYLRDNQPPLLIVWGKNDEFFPESGAAAFKKDVKEIDYNIYDTGHFALEEDGEEIIEKIRVFMKKVGR